Proteins co-encoded in one Actinomadura luteofluorescens genomic window:
- a CDS encoding DUF4132 domain-containing protein → MATAGPVAADESTWEMPDAWRRVAHPRRDRPGPWPPARVDAAAVGRARALVEAARAGVEDVLALPGTEPELAEHGRAYLKGEADALGAAVVATVAVSKGGLLESGGKDPFRDAWAAEHGLPFAAAAYAELPEVTSDYRQAGSQATWTGVRWTGTPGNYREWWSEEDAARHLRALLAAADDDVYAAAVEELAGRRRTPLQRMVVSYLVPTMRDWVDELRADPAVIGLPPYSVHRWMLFCALGGPEQADPAVLPLGFYDRRTSVVATLVDGVGPAGAVPLVAGALEGQYTDTDTYRSLLDVLARLPVDEAFQALVDRARHKYVQPALLAAARAYPRRALRLLAPAAGTPEAEDILRAHLLTHPELVEEMLPELPAESRAAVDALRETIARVPEASGDALPALLVDPPWARPRTKAKPVVIKDLASPGTRRIAWEPGERDAWTVDLHHMWRWVKRLEWPVQVERFKGGELPSHQQPVLFIEAPEDLVRPLLAGWEPPDPWYVGEWMRVVVARFELDALDPAVFAARRDPAGVGGVLLPFLSDEVALLMADWLVRLKQAGRTAQTWFRRHGTAAVPALVPPALGKAGAQRRAAEAALRFVADRHGAEAVVAAARVHGDRAADAVEALVTADPLDVLPAKIPQVGDWADVRLLPQILLRGRERALPDAAARHVLTMLAMSRPAEVYPGVRTVRDACDGESLAEFGWRLFRQWEAHGAPSKDGWALAQLGQTGDDETVRRLTPVIRAWPGDGGHAKAVTGLDVLAAIGTDVALAHLHGIAQRVKFKALRSRAQEKIEEVAAGLELTAEQLADRLVPDFGLDADGTLTLDYGPRRFVVGFDERLKPFVADEGGARRKALPKAGAKDDPELAPAAYKAFSALKKDVRTVAADQLRRLEAAMVARRRWSAREFRELLAGHPLVRHLVRRLVWLASEGEEEDARTTAFRVAEDGTFADVDDEAVTIADTARVRVAHPVDLDGSLAAWSEVFADYEILQPFPQLGRPVHALADGEGKGGRLERFEGLTVPVGKVLGLTSRGWERGAPQDAGIEPWISRRLPGGRYIVIDLDPGIAVGTVDALPDQKLDAVGLANRPEQSWLGGGATGSFADLDPVTVSEIIADLTTLT, encoded by the coding sequence ATGGCGACTGCGGGGCCGGTGGCGGCCGACGAGAGCACCTGGGAGATGCCGGACGCGTGGCGGCGGGTCGCCCATCCCCGCCGGGACCGTCCGGGGCCGTGGCCGCCGGCGCGGGTCGACGCCGCCGCGGTGGGCAGGGCGCGGGCGCTGGTGGAGGCCGCCAGGGCCGGCGTCGAGGACGTCCTCGCGCTGCCCGGCACGGAGCCCGAGCTCGCCGAGCACGGCCGCGCCTACCTGAAGGGCGAGGCCGACGCGCTGGGCGCGGCGGTGGTCGCGACCGTCGCGGTGTCCAAGGGCGGCCTGCTCGAATCCGGAGGCAAGGACCCGTTCCGGGACGCGTGGGCCGCCGAGCACGGCCTGCCGTTCGCGGCGGCCGCCTATGCCGAGCTGCCCGAGGTCACGAGCGACTACCGGCAGGCGGGGAGCCAGGCGACCTGGACCGGTGTGCGCTGGACCGGGACGCCGGGCAACTACCGCGAATGGTGGTCGGAGGAGGATGCCGCACGGCACCTGCGCGCCCTGCTGGCCGCCGCTGACGACGACGTGTACGCCGCGGCCGTCGAGGAGCTGGCGGGCCGGCGCCGGACGCCGCTCCAGCGGATGGTCGTGTCCTACCTGGTGCCGACCATGCGGGACTGGGTGGACGAGCTCCGCGCCGACCCGGCGGTCATCGGCCTGCCGCCCTACTCGGTGCACCGGTGGATGCTGTTCTGCGCGCTCGGTGGACCGGAGCAGGCCGACCCGGCCGTCCTGCCGCTCGGCTTCTACGACCGCAGGACGAGCGTCGTCGCGACCCTCGTCGACGGCGTCGGCCCGGCCGGCGCGGTGCCGCTGGTGGCCGGAGCCTTGGAAGGCCAGTACACCGACACCGACACGTACCGGAGTCTGCTGGACGTGCTCGCGCGGCTCCCCGTGGACGAGGCGTTCCAGGCACTCGTGGACCGGGCCCGCCACAAGTACGTCCAGCCCGCGCTGCTCGCCGCCGCGCGGGCGTACCCGCGGCGGGCGCTGCGCCTCCTCGCCCCGGCTGCGGGGACGCCGGAGGCGGAGGACATACTGCGGGCCCACCTGCTCACTCATCCCGAGCTGGTGGAGGAGATGCTGCCGGAGCTTCCGGCGGAGTCCCGCGCGGCGGTCGACGCGCTCCGCGAGACCATCGCCCGGGTCCCGGAGGCGTCCGGCGACGCCCTGCCGGCGCTGCTCGTGGACCCGCCGTGGGCCCGGCCCCGGACGAAGGCCAAGCCGGTCGTCATCAAGGACCTGGCCTCGCCCGGCACGCGCCGCATCGCCTGGGAGCCCGGCGAGCGGGACGCCTGGACGGTGGACCTCCACCACATGTGGCGGTGGGTGAAACGCCTGGAGTGGCCCGTCCAGGTGGAGAGGTTCAAGGGCGGCGAGCTGCCCTCCCACCAGCAGCCCGTGCTCTTCATCGAGGCGCCCGAGGACCTCGTCCGCCCGCTCCTGGCGGGCTGGGAGCCGCCCGACCCCTGGTACGTGGGCGAGTGGATGCGGGTCGTCGTCGCCCGGTTCGAGCTCGACGCGCTGGACCCGGCCGTCTTCGCGGCGCGCCGCGACCCCGCGGGCGTGGGCGGCGTCCTCCTGCCGTTCCTGAGCGACGAGGTCGCGCTGCTCATGGCCGACTGGCTCGTCCGTCTCAAGCAGGCGGGCAGGACCGCGCAGACCTGGTTCCGGCGGCACGGCACGGCCGCCGTCCCGGCCCTGGTGCCGCCCGCGCTCGGCAAGGCGGGCGCCCAGCGCCGCGCCGCCGAGGCGGCGCTGCGGTTCGTCGCGGACCGGCACGGCGCCGAGGCGGTCGTCGCGGCGGCCCGCGTCCACGGCGACCGCGCGGCGGACGCCGTCGAGGCGCTGGTCACGGCCGACCCGCTGGACGTCCTCCCCGCGAAGATCCCGCAGGTCGGCGACTGGGCCGACGTGCGGCTGCTCCCGCAGATCCTGCTGCGCGGCCGCGAGCGGGCGCTGCCGGACGCCGCCGCGCGGCACGTCCTCACGATGCTCGCGATGTCGCGGCCCGCCGAGGTCTACCCCGGGGTGCGGACGGTCCGCGACGCGTGCGACGGGGAGTCCCTCGCCGAGTTCGGCTGGCGGCTGTTCCGGCAGTGGGAGGCGCACGGCGCGCCGTCCAAGGACGGGTGGGCGCTGGCGCAGCTCGGCCAGACCGGCGACGACGAGACCGTCCGCCGCCTGACCCCGGTGATCCGGGCGTGGCCCGGCGACGGCGGGCACGCCAAGGCGGTGACCGGCCTGGACGTCCTCGCCGCCATCGGCACCGACGTGGCGCTCGCGCACCTGCACGGCATCGCGCAGCGGGTGAAGTTCAAGGCGCTGAGGTCCAGGGCGCAGGAGAAGATCGAGGAGGTCGCCGCCGGGCTGGAGCTGACCGCCGAGCAGCTCGCCGACCGGCTCGTCCCCGACTTCGGCCTGGACGCCGACGGGACCCTCACGCTCGACTACGGCCCCCGCCGCTTCGTCGTCGGCTTCGACGAGCGGCTCAAGCCGTTCGTGGCGGACGAGGGCGGCGCCCGCCGCAAGGCGCTGCCCAAAGCCGGCGCCAAGGACGATCCGGAGCTCGCCCCGGCCGCCTACAAGGCGTTCTCGGCGCTGAAGAAGGACGTGCGGACCGTCGCCGCCGACCAGCTCCGCCGCCTGGAGGCGGCCATGGTCGCGCGGCGCCGCTGGTCCGCGCGGGAGTTCCGGGAGCTGCTGGCCGGACACCCGCTCGTCCGGCACCTCGTCCGGCGCCTGGTGTGGCTCGCGTCCGAGGGCGAGGAGGAGGACGCGAGGACGACCGCGTTCCGCGTCGCCGAGGACGGCACGTTCGCCGACGTCGACGACGAGGCCGTCACCATCGCCGACACGGCGCGGGTCCGGGTCGCGCATCCGGTCGACCTCGACGGCTCGCTCGCCGCCTGGTCGGAGGTGTTCGCCGACTACGAGATCCTGCAGCCGTTCCCGCAGCTCGGACGCCCCGTCCACGCCCTCGCCGACGGCGAGGGGAAGGGCGGCAGGCTCGAACGCTTCGAGGGACTGACCGTCCCGGTCGGCAAGGTGCTCGGCCTGACCTCGCGCGGCTGGGAACGCGGCGCGCCGCAGGACGCGGGCATCGAACCCTGGATCTCCCGGCGGCTCCCCGGAGGCCGGTACATCGTCATCGACCTCGATCCCGGCATCGCCGTCGGCACCGTGGACGCCCTGCCCGACCAGAAACTCGACGCGGTCGGCCTGGCGAACCGCCCCGAGCAGAGCTGGCTCGGCGGCGGCGCCACGGGCTCCTTCGCCGACCTCGACCCGGTCACCGTGTCCGAGATCATCGCCGACCTGACGACGCTCACCTGA
- a CDS encoding DUF4132 domain-containing protein: MDLPKALLEPPWARKPAPAPSGDEPIIVPGLVPPDDRAVVWEPGEREEWAAVRPFGSWQDGDWEKAAEEFRDGRMGYEPTRAGFLAQAPEHLARPLLAGWEPHVTWDFDHSLRPIVARFETAAWDVSVRLAKQNPYGTGPVVMPFLSADVARMVADWLHRLKSAQKLAHAWFDRHALAAVPYLVPDALGKRVGPRRGAVKALRTIEGDVVGAARVHGDEAAEAVARLLAAAPAGAAPVEPPIRAPSLPRWLDADALPRPVLREGGELPRDAARNLLLALTVSPGARLDATAVVDGAAQVCEPESLTALVWAQFEAWQAAGMPKGSGFVLSALGRFGDDVVVRRLAPLAKEWPGRSGGYSSAVQGLEALVDIGTDLALTHLNGIAQKSRYKGLRGEAQRKLARIAERRGLTPGQLADRLVPDFGLDADGTLTLDYGPRRFVVSFDEQLRPQVADEGGTRRKALPKPGAKDDPDLAPAAHRRFAELRKDVRAVASAEVARLESAMVAGRAWTRDEFGAFLVAHPLMWHLARRLVWLAGDRAFRLAEDRTFADLDDETVEPAASADVRIAHPLLLGDSLAAWSQVFADYEILQPFPQLGRPVHTLADGAGGGLERFEGLTVPTGRFLGLTRTAWKRGAPQDNGIEHWISCTLAPGVTVVVDLSPGIAVGLVDLNPVQTIERVWIGAVPGAPSSAIENGLAGVDPVLVSELLADLTRLTATY; encoded by the coding sequence ATGGATCTGCCGAAGGCGCTGCTGGAACCGCCGTGGGCGCGCAAGCCGGCCCCCGCGCCGTCCGGGGACGAGCCGATCATCGTCCCCGGCCTCGTGCCGCCGGACGACCGCGCGGTGGTCTGGGAACCCGGCGAGCGCGAGGAGTGGGCCGCGGTCCGTCCCTTCGGGTCCTGGCAGGACGGCGACTGGGAGAAGGCCGCCGAGGAGTTCCGCGACGGGCGGATGGGCTACGAGCCCACGCGGGCCGGTTTCCTCGCACAGGCGCCCGAGCATCTCGCGCGGCCGCTGCTGGCCGGGTGGGAGCCGCACGTGACGTGGGACTTCGACCATTCCCTGCGGCCGATCGTGGCGCGTTTCGAGACCGCCGCCTGGGACGTGTCGGTCCGGCTGGCCAAGCAGAACCCGTACGGGACGGGCCCGGTCGTGATGCCGTTCCTGTCCGCCGACGTGGCCCGGATGGTCGCCGACTGGCTCCACCGGCTCAAGTCGGCGCAGAAACTCGCGCACGCATGGTTCGACCGGCACGCGTTGGCGGCCGTCCCGTACCTGGTGCCCGACGCGCTGGGCAAGCGCGTCGGCCCGCGCCGGGGCGCGGTGAAGGCCCTGCGGACCATCGAGGGCGACGTCGTCGGAGCCGCGCGCGTCCACGGGGACGAGGCGGCCGAGGCGGTCGCCCGGCTCCTCGCCGCCGCGCCGGCCGGCGCCGCGCCCGTCGAACCGCCGATCAGGGCGCCGTCCCTGCCGAGGTGGCTCGACGCCGACGCCCTTCCCCGCCCGGTCCTGCGCGAGGGCGGGGAGCTGCCGCGCGACGCGGCCCGCAACCTGCTGCTCGCCCTGACGGTGAGCCCTGGCGCCCGGCTCGACGCGACCGCCGTCGTGGACGGCGCCGCCCAGGTCTGCGAGCCGGAGTCGCTGACCGCCCTCGTCTGGGCGCAGTTCGAGGCGTGGCAGGCGGCGGGCATGCCCAAGGGCAGCGGGTTCGTGCTGTCGGCCCTCGGACGCTTCGGCGACGACGTGGTCGTCCGCAGGCTCGCCCCGCTGGCCAAGGAGTGGCCGGGGCGCAGTGGCGGCTACAGCAGCGCCGTCCAGGGACTGGAGGCGCTGGTCGACATCGGCACCGACCTCGCTCTGACGCACCTCAACGGCATCGCGCAGAAGTCCCGGTACAAGGGGCTGCGGGGCGAGGCGCAGCGCAAGCTGGCGCGGATCGCGGAGCGGCGCGGCCTGACGCCCGGGCAGCTCGCCGACCGGCTCGTCCCCGACTTCGGCCTGGACGCCGACGGGACCCTCACGCTCGACTACGGCCCGCGCCGCTTCGTCGTCTCCTTCGACGAGCAGCTCAGGCCGCAGGTGGCGGACGAGGGCGGGACGCGCCGCAAGGCTCTGCCGAAGCCCGGTGCCAAGGACGACCCCGACCTGGCCCCGGCCGCCCACCGGCGTTTCGCGGAGCTGCGGAAGGACGTCCGCGCGGTCGCCTCCGCCGAGGTGGCCCGGCTGGAGTCGGCCATGGTCGCGGGCCGGGCGTGGACGCGCGACGAGTTCGGCGCGTTCCTCGTCGCGCACCCGCTGATGTGGCACCTCGCCCGCCGGCTCGTCTGGCTGGCCGGCGACCGGGCGTTCCGGCTCGCCGAGGACCGGACGTTCGCCGACCTCGACGACGAGACCGTCGAGCCCGCGGCCTCGGCGGACGTCCGGATCGCCCATCCGCTGCTGCTGGGCGACTCGCTGGCCGCCTGGTCGCAGGTGTTCGCCGACTACGAGATCCTGCAGCCGTTCCCGCAGCTCGGACGTCCCGTCCACACCCTCGCCGACGGTGCGGGCGGCGGCCTCGAACGCTTCGAGGGCCTGACCGTCCCCACCGGCAGGTTCCTCGGCCTCACCCGTACGGCGTGGAAGCGCGGCGCCCCGCAGGACAACGGCATCGAGCACTGGATCTCCTGCACGCTCGCGCCCGGCGTCACCGTCGTGGTCGACCTGAGTCCCGGCATCGCCGTGGGCCTGGTCGACCTGAACCCCGTCCAGACGATCGAGCGGGTCTGGATCGGCGCGGTGCCCGGCGCCCCTTCCAGTGCGATCGAGAACGGCCTCGCCGGCGTCGACCCCGTTCTCGTCTCGGAGCTGCTGGCCGACCTGACGAGGCTGACCGCGACCTACTAG
- a CDS encoding cystathionine gamma-lyase — protein MLDAEDARARRLVAPVLSGDGRRALSGSAARIRRWNDGRPDREEGARMEIGDGTLAVGAGRPEAENFAPALPGPVFAAHYHLAGEASGPYTYGRESNPTWTLLERAIGELEGGAEAVAFSSGMAAVAAVLLSQVRSGDVVVLPDDCYHTTRALRERLESYGAVVRMGPTAGDAQIGLLEGARLVWLETPSNPDLDVCDVRRVAEAAHREGALVAVDNTLATPLGQRPLDLGADFSVASDTKALTGHGDLLLGHVAIRDPGLAEAVRVWRRTVGAIPGPMEAWLAHRSLATLQLRLDRQAANALAVAEALRGHPHVSGLRYPGLEDDPSHAVAARQMRRFGCVVSFALRDEAAAERFLGSLRLVMQATSFGSVHSSAERRARWGGDAVPPGFVRFSAGVEDTGDLVADVLRALAAVG, from the coding sequence ATGCTCGACGCGGAGGACGCGCGGGCGCGGCGGCTGGTAGCGCCCGTCCTGAGCGGCGACGGGCGGCGCGCGCTGAGCGGTTCGGCCGCCCGAATCCGCAGGTGGAACGATGGGAGGCCGGACCGTGAGGAAGGGGCGCGCATGGAGATCGGGGACGGGACGCTGGCCGTGGGCGCCGGGCGGCCGGAGGCGGAGAACTTCGCCCCGGCCCTGCCCGGGCCCGTGTTCGCGGCGCACTACCACCTGGCCGGGGAGGCGAGCGGGCCCTACACCTACGGGCGCGAGTCCAACCCGACGTGGACGCTGCTGGAGCGGGCGATCGGCGAGCTGGAGGGCGGCGCGGAGGCCGTCGCGTTCTCCTCGGGGATGGCGGCGGTCGCGGCCGTGCTCCTGTCGCAGGTCCGGTCCGGCGACGTCGTGGTCCTGCCCGACGACTGCTATCACACGACCCGGGCGTTGAGGGAGCGCCTGGAGTCGTACGGGGCGGTGGTCCGCATGGGCCCGACCGCCGGCGACGCCCAGATCGGGCTGCTGGAGGGGGCGCGGCTGGTCTGGCTCGAAACCCCGTCGAACCCGGACCTGGACGTGTGCGACGTCCGGCGGGTCGCCGAGGCCGCCCACCGGGAGGGCGCGCTCGTGGCGGTGGACAACACTCTCGCCACCCCGCTCGGGCAGCGCCCGCTGGACCTCGGGGCCGACTTCTCCGTCGCCAGCGACACCAAGGCGCTGACCGGGCACGGGGACCTGCTGCTCGGGCATGTCGCGATTCGCGACCCGGGCCTGGCGGAAGCGGTCCGGGTCTGGCGCAGGACCGTGGGCGCGATCCCCGGGCCGATGGAGGCGTGGCTGGCGCACCGGTCGCTCGCCACGCTCCAGCTGAGGCTGGACCGGCAGGCGGCCAACGCGCTGGCCGTGGCCGAGGCGCTGCGCGGGCATCCGCACGTGTCCGGGCTCAGGTATCCGGGCCTCGAGGACGACCCGTCCCACGCGGTCGCGGCCCGGCAGATGCGCCGGTTCGGCTGCGTCGTGTCGTTCGCGCTGAGGGACGAGGCGGCCGCCGAGCGGTTCCTCGGCTCGCTGCGGCTCGTCATGCAGGCCACGAGCTTCGGCAGCGTGCACAGCTCCGCCGAGCGGCGCGCCCGGTGGGGCGGCGACGCCGTCCCGCCCGGTTTCGTGCGCTTCTCGGCCGGCGTCGAGGACACCGGCGACCTCGTCGCGGACGTCCTGCGGGCGCTGGCGGCGGTCGGGTAG
- a CDS encoding DUF4132 domain-containing protein translates to MEDQLPGEDDLVIPDAWRRSLHARRGGAPGSKIKVAGPATAARAVQGFAERSRGVVEALLQGGAGEPELTEAARGHLDGRPDPAGAAVVAAVTAMGVGGHDTDKVHRAHVDAWVAEHGVAFAACALVELSRTKPVRKGGGTWLGTSVGAERITDEYALQIPEQEAKRVRGLLAVASDADHAGAVERLAAHRSGWCANWLVSYLVPSREDWVDECCAAPAQQARRRDLLWVVMPALGKPEQLAAPYPARGLHWGQATRAVLASMADGIGPGVLPFLLAQADGRYLESDDRKRIYETVAILPTDEAFQALLDRIDHKHVRAALGEAARRFPMRALRLLALAGADDLLASHIEANPELVAAALPHLPEEVAAAVRRVAASTARVPDAARDEVPAVLADPPWLNPRRPVLTGLTVPEPRLVWQEGEREEWLQWDPKTEKPDDPDWEALVEAYTSAGHDSGNVQLMVYGPEELIRPLMPRWKGHGVRWAHVWMRPLAARYELDALPSAIRMAKAFPDYCCAPLMPYLDGGVATFMAGGLVKRGALLVPARQWFGRHGLDAVPLLVPAALGGKPKDWRSAETALRYVRDLRGLDGVVAAARDAHGEEAAEAVRALLSTPPLGTGLEEPPKVGAWLDPTPLPQVLLRGRDRALPRDAVDHLVGMLALPTSYGVEELAEAFAPGTLAEFGWALFRQWLDAGKPSKDAWALRQLGRTGDDDTVRLLTPVIRAWPGEGGHKNAVHGLDVLAEIGTDVALMHLHGIAQKVKFKGLQAEAQERIRQVAKRLDLTTEQLADRLVPDFGLDAEGGMTLDYGPRRFLVRFDEQLKPFVADEDGKRRTSLPKPGAKDDPELAPAAHKAFAGLKKDVRTVAADQLRRLEQAMVTRRRWTPAEFGEYIVRHPLVWHIARRLVWLAEDGGTTAAFRIAEDRTFADAGDDAFALPGTARVGVAHPLDLGDAVKAWTEVFADYEITQPFPQLARPVHALTEQERGSGRLERFEGLKLPFGDVLGLVKLGWERGAPLDAGVERWIYRRVADRRYVVIDLDPGFAVGALDATGDHQILNYVWFATEPTDFWPSRGTPLTFGELHPVMASEILSDLTALAEKAEK, encoded by the coding sequence ATGGAAGATCAGCTCCCCGGTGAGGACGACCTCGTGATCCCGGACGCCTGGCGGCGTTCGCTGCACGCGCGGCGCGGCGGCGCCCCCGGTTCCAAGATCAAGGTGGCCGGACCGGCGACGGCGGCGCGCGCCGTCCAGGGCTTCGCGGAGCGGAGCCGCGGGGTGGTCGAGGCGCTGCTGCAGGGCGGCGCCGGCGAACCCGAGCTGACCGAGGCGGCGCGGGGGCACCTGGACGGGCGGCCCGATCCGGCGGGCGCTGCGGTGGTCGCGGCCGTCACCGCGATGGGCGTGGGCGGCCACGACACGGACAAGGTGCACCGGGCGCACGTCGACGCGTGGGTCGCCGAGCACGGTGTCGCGTTCGCGGCGTGCGCCCTGGTCGAGCTGAGCCGGACGAAGCCCGTCCGGAAGGGCGGCGGCACCTGGCTCGGCACCTCCGTCGGCGCGGAGCGCATCACGGACGAGTACGCCCTCCAGATCCCGGAGCAGGAGGCGAAGCGCGTCCGCGGGCTGCTGGCCGTCGCCTCCGACGCCGACCACGCCGGCGCGGTGGAACGTCTCGCGGCGCACAGGTCCGGGTGGTGCGCGAACTGGCTGGTGTCCTATCTCGTCCCGAGCCGCGAGGACTGGGTCGACGAGTGCTGCGCGGCCCCGGCCCAGCAGGCGCGCCGCCGCGACCTCCTGTGGGTGGTGATGCCGGCGCTCGGCAAGCCGGAGCAGCTCGCGGCGCCGTACCCGGCGCGCGGCCTGCACTGGGGCCAGGCGACCCGGGCCGTGCTGGCCAGCATGGCCGACGGCATCGGACCTGGCGTCCTGCCCTTCCTGCTCGCTCAGGCGGACGGCCGATACCTGGAGTCCGACGACCGCAAGCGCATCTACGAGACGGTCGCGATCCTGCCGACCGACGAGGCATTCCAGGCGCTGCTCGACCGGATCGACCACAAGCACGTCCGGGCCGCCCTCGGGGAGGCCGCGCGCCGGTTCCCGATGCGGGCGCTGCGGCTGCTCGCCCTCGCGGGCGCCGACGACCTGCTCGCCTCCCACATCGAGGCCAACCCCGAACTGGTCGCCGCGGCGCTGCCCCACCTGCCGGAGGAGGTCGCCGCCGCCGTCCGGCGCGTCGCCGCCTCAACCGCCCGCGTTCCGGACGCGGCGCGCGACGAGGTGCCCGCCGTGCTCGCCGACCCGCCGTGGCTGAACCCCCGGCGCCCCGTGCTCACCGGCCTCACCGTCCCGGAGCCACGGCTCGTGTGGCAGGAGGGCGAGCGGGAGGAGTGGCTCCAGTGGGACCCGAAGACAGAGAAGCCTGACGACCCCGACTGGGAGGCGCTGGTCGAGGCCTACACGTCCGCGGGACACGACTCCGGCAACGTGCAGCTGATGGTGTACGGGCCGGAGGAGCTGATCCGTCCCCTCATGCCCCGCTGGAAGGGCCACGGCGTCCGGTGGGCCCACGTGTGGATGAGGCCTCTCGCCGCCCGCTACGAACTCGACGCCCTGCCCTCGGCGATCCGGATGGCCAAGGCGTTCCCCGACTACTGCTGCGCGCCGCTGATGCCATACCTGGACGGCGGCGTGGCGACGTTCATGGCGGGAGGTCTCGTCAAGCGCGGCGCGCTCCTCGTCCCCGCCCGCCAGTGGTTCGGCCGCCACGGGCTCGACGCGGTGCCCCTGCTGGTCCCGGCGGCGCTCGGCGGCAAACCCAAGGACTGGCGGAGCGCCGAGACCGCCCTGCGGTACGTACGGGACCTGCGCGGCCTCGACGGCGTGGTGGCCGCGGCCCGCGACGCGCACGGCGAGGAGGCCGCCGAAGCGGTCCGCGCGCTGCTGTCCACCCCGCCGCTGGGGACGGGCCTGGAGGAGCCTCCCAAGGTCGGCGCGTGGCTGGATCCGACCCCGCTCCCGCAGGTGCTGCTGCGGGGCCGCGACCGTGCCCTGCCCCGGGACGCGGTCGATCACCTGGTCGGGATGCTCGCCCTCCCGACCTCCTACGGGGTCGAGGAGCTGGCGGAGGCGTTCGCGCCGGGCACCCTCGCGGAGTTCGGGTGGGCGCTGTTCCGGCAGTGGCTCGACGCCGGCAAGCCGTCCAAGGACGCCTGGGCCCTGCGGCAGCTCGGCCGCACCGGCGACGACGACACCGTCCGGCTCCTCACCCCGGTCATCCGGGCGTGGCCGGGGGAGGGCGGGCACAAGAACGCCGTCCACGGCCTGGACGTGCTCGCCGAGATCGGCACCGACGTGGCGCTGATGCACCTGCACGGCATCGCCCAGAAGGTGAAGTTCAAGGGGCTCCAGGCGGAGGCGCAGGAGCGGATCCGGCAGGTCGCGAAGCGGCTCGACCTGACCACCGAGCAGCTCGCGGACCGGCTCGTCCCGGACTTCGGCCTCGACGCCGAGGGCGGCATGACCCTCGACTACGGCCCGCGAAGGTTCCTCGTCCGGTTCGACGAGCAGCTCAAGCCCTTCGTCGCCGACGAGGACGGCAAGCGGCGCACGTCCCTCCCCAAGCCCGGTGCCAAGGACGACCCCGAACTCGCGCCCGCCGCCCACAAGGCGTTCGCCGGGCTCAAGAAGGACGTCCGCACCGTCGCCGCCGACCAGCTCCGCAGGCTGGAGCAGGCGATGGTGACCCGCCGCCGCTGGACGCCCGCCGAGTTCGGCGAGTACATCGTCCGGCACCCGCTCGTCTGGCACATCGCCCGCCGCCTGGTCTGGCTGGCGGAGGACGGCGGCACGACCGCCGCGTTCCGCATCGCCGAGGACCGGACGTTCGCCGACGCCGGCGACGACGCGTTCGCCCTCCCCGGGACGGCCCGCGTCGGCGTCGCCCACCCGCTGGACCTCGGCGACGCGGTGAAGGCCTGGACGGAGGTCTTCGCCGACTACGAGATCACGCAGCCGTTCCCGCAGCTCGCCCGCCCCGTGCACGCGCTGACCGAGCAGGAGCGCGGCAGCGGCAGGCTGGAGCGGTTCGAGGGCCTCAAGCTGCCCTTCGGCGACGTCCTCGGCCTGGTGAAGCTGGGCTGGGAGCGCGGCGCGCCACTGGACGCGGGCGTCGAGCGGTGGATCTACCGCCGCGTCGCCGACCGGCGGTACGTCGTCATCGACCTCGATCCCGGCTTCGCGGTCGGCGCGCTCGACGCCACCGGCGACCATCAGATCCTCAACTACGTGTGGTTCGCGACGGAGCCCACCGACTTCTGGCCCAGCAGGGGCACCCCGCTGACGTTCGGCGAGCTGCACCCCGTCATGGCGTCCGAGATCCTCTCCGACCTGACCGCCCTCGCGGAGAAGGCGGAGAAGTGA